From the Patagioenas fasciata isolate bPatFas1 chromosome Z, bPatFas1.hap1, whole genome shotgun sequence genome, one window contains:
- the GNE gene encoding bifunctional UDP-N-acetylglucosamine 2-epimerase/N-acetylmannosamine kinase isoform X2 gives MGTNGPPRREPLTDGPHEVYFKNLSKQKQKEVMEKNGNNHRLRVCVATCNRADYSKLAPIMFGIKAEPQFFELDVIVLGSHLIDDYGNTYRMIEQDDFDIHTRLHTIVRGEDEAAMVESVGLALVKLPDVLNRLKPDIMIVHGDRFDALALATSAALMNIRILHIEGGEVSGTIDDSIRHAITKLAHYHVCCTRSAEQHLIAMCEDHDRILLAGCPSYDKLLSAKNKDYMSIICMWLGEDVKTRDYIVALQHPVTTDIKHSIKMFELTLDALISFNKRTLVLFPNVDAGSKEMVRVMRKKGIEHHPNFRAVKHVPFDQFIQLVAHAGCMIGNSSCGVREVGAFGTPVINLGTRQTGRETGENVLHVRDADTQDKILHALQLQFGKQYPCSKIYGDGNAVPRILKFLKSIDLNEPLQKKFCFPPVKDNISQDIDHILETQSALAVDLGGTNLRVAIVSMKGEIVKKYTQLNPKTYEDRLELILKMCVEAASEAVTVNCRILGVGISTGGRVNPREGIVLHSTKLIQEWSSVDLRTPISDALHLPVWVDNDGNCAALAERKFGHGKGIENFVTLITGTDGPECLCGSQGCIEAYASGIALQREAKRLHDEDLLLVEGMSMKKEEVVSAAHLIQAAKLGNTKADSILRTAGTALGLGVVNILHTVNPSLVILSGVLASHYVNAVKEVINRQALSSVKTVDVVVSNLADPALLGAASLVLDYTTRRIY, from the exons ATGGGGACCAACGGCCCGCCGCGCCGAGAGCCGCTCACCGACGGCCCCCAC GAAGTGTATTTCAAGAATctttcaaaacagaaacaaaaggaagTCATGGAGAAGAACGGAAACAACCACAGACTTCGTGTTTGTGTTGCTACTTGCAATCGTGCTGATTATTCAAAATTAGCTCCCATTATGTTTGGTATTAAGGCAGAACCACAGTTCTTTGAGCTTGATGTCATAGTGCTTGGTTCCCACCTGATTGATGATTATGG TAATACCTATCGTATGATTGAACAAGATGACTTTGATATTCATACAAGATTGCACACCATTGTGAGAGGGGAGGATGAGGCAGCTATGGTGGAATCAGTGGGCCTTGCATTAGTCAAGTTACCGGATGTCCTGAACCGCCTGAAACCTGACATAATGATAGTTCACGGGGACAGATTTGATGCTTTGGCCCTGGCCACATCTGCAGCCCTGATGAATATTCGCATTCTTCACATTGAAGGTGGGGAAGTCAGTGGGACCATTGATGACTCTATCAGACACGCTATAACCAAACTGGCCCATTACCACGTGTGCTGCACAAGGAGTGCAGAGCAGCATTTGATAGCCATGTGTGAAGACCATGACCGCATCCTTTTAGCAGGCTGCCCCTCATATGACAAGCTTCTCTCTGCCAAAAATAAGGACTACATGAGTATTATATGCATGTGGCTAG GTGAAGATGTCAAAACCAGAGATTACATAGTTGCTCTGCAACATCCTGTAACTACAGATATTAAACATTCCATAAAGATGTTTGAGCTGACACTAGATGCACTCATCTCATTCAACAAAAGAACACTTGTTCTATTCCCTAATGTAGATGCAG GAAGCAAAGAGATGGTTCGGGTCATGAGGAAGAAAGGCATTGAACATCATCCCAACTTTCGGGCAGTAAAGCATGTCCCATTTGACCAGTTCATTCAGCTAGTCGCTCATGCCGGTTGCATGATTGGTAACAGCAGTTGTGGTGTTAGAGAAGTGGGCGCCTTTGGTACACCTGTCATTAACTTGGGGACACGTCagacaggaagagaaacag GTGAAAATGTTCTTCATGTTCGTGATGCTGATACACAGGATAAGATTCTGCATGCTCTACAGCTGCAATTTGGTAAACAGTACCCATG CTCAAAAATATATGGAGATGGTAATGCTGTTCCAAGGATTTTGAAGTTCCTTAAATCTATTGACCTCAACGAACCATTGcaaaagaaattctgttttcctCCTGTCAAAGATAATATCTCTCAAGATATTGACCATATTCTGGAGACGCAGAGTGCTCTAGCAGTGGATCTAGGCGGAACAAATCTACGAGTAGCAATTGTCAGTATGAAG GGTGAAATAGTTAAGAAGTATACCCAGCTCAACCCTAAAACTTATGAAGACAGACTAGAATTAATTCTAAAGATGTGTGTAGAGGCTGCGTCAGAGGCAGTAACTGTGAACTGCAGAATTTTGGGAGTAG GTATTTCCACAGGTGGACGTGTAAACCCCAGAGAAGGAATTGTGCTTCACTCTACAAAACTTATTCAAGAGTGGAGCTCTGTGGATCTCAGAACCCCGATATCTGATGCTCTGCACCTGCCAGTCTGGGTGGACAATGatggaaactgtgctgctctaGCAGAGAGGAAATTTGGTCACGGAAAAGGAATAGAAAATTTTGTAACACTCATTACTGGTACAG ATGGACCAGAGTGCCTGTGTGGTAGCCAAGGATGTATAGAAGCATATGCCTCTGGAATAGCATTACAGAGAGAAGCAAAGAGATTGCATGATG AGGATCTGCTTTTAGTAGAAGGAATGTCAATGAAGAAGGAGGAGGTTGTTAGTGCTGCACATCTCATTCAAGCAGCTAAACTTGGGAACACGAAAGCAGACAGCATTCTCAGAACAG CTGGGACAGCATTAGGCCTTGGAGTTGTGAACATTCTGCACACCGTGAACCCCTCTCTTGTGATCCTTTCTGGAGTTCTAGCTAGCCACTACGTTAATGCTGTCAAAGAAGTCATAAATCGACAGGCTCTATCCTCTGTTAAAACTGTGGATGTGGTAGTCTCAAATCTAGCAGATCCTGCCCTTCTTGGAGCTGCTAGCCTGGTACTGGACTACACTACACGTAGAATATACTAA
- the GNE gene encoding bifunctional UDP-N-acetylglucosamine 2-epimerase/N-acetylmannosamine kinase isoform X1, whose amino-acid sequence MGTNGPPRREPLTDGPHEVYFKNLSKQKQKEVMEKNGNNHRLRVCVATCNRADYSKLAPIMFGIKAEPQFFELDVIVLGSHLIDDYGNTYRMIEQDDFDIHTRLHTIVRGEDEAAMVESVGLALVKLPDVLNRLKPDIMIVHGDRFDALALATSAALMNIRILHIEGGEVSGTIDDSIRHAITKLAHYHVCCTRSAEQHLIAMCEDHDRILLAGCPSYDKLLSAKNKDYMSIICMWLGEDVKTRDYIVALQHPVTTDIKHSIKMFELTLDALISFNKRTLVLFPNVDAGSKEMVRVMRKKGIEHHPNFRAVKHVPFDQFIQLVAHAGCMIGNSSCGVREVGAFGTPVINLGTRQTGRETGENVLHVRDADTQDKILHALQLQFGKQYPCSKIYGDGNAVPRILKFLKSIDLNEPLQKKFCFPPVKDNISQDIDHILETQSALAVDLGGTNLRVAIVSMKGEIVKKYTQLNPKTYEDRLELILKMCVEAASEAVTVNCRILGVGISTGGRVNPREGIVLHSTKLIQEWSSVDLRTPISDALHLPVWVDNDGNCAALAERKFGHGKGIENFVTLITGTGIGGGIVHQHELIHGSSFCAAELGHIVVSLDGPECLCGSQGCIEAYASGIALQREAKRLHDEDLLLVEGMSMKKEEVVSAAHLIQAAKLGNTKADSILRTAGTALGLGVVNILHTVNPSLVILSGVLASHYVNAVKEVINRQALSSVKTVDVVVSNLADPALLGAASLVLDYTTRRIY is encoded by the exons ATGGGGACCAACGGCCCGCCGCGCCGAGAGCCGCTCACCGACGGCCCCCAC GAAGTGTATTTCAAGAATctttcaaaacagaaacaaaaggaagTCATGGAGAAGAACGGAAACAACCACAGACTTCGTGTTTGTGTTGCTACTTGCAATCGTGCTGATTATTCAAAATTAGCTCCCATTATGTTTGGTATTAAGGCAGAACCACAGTTCTTTGAGCTTGATGTCATAGTGCTTGGTTCCCACCTGATTGATGATTATGG TAATACCTATCGTATGATTGAACAAGATGACTTTGATATTCATACAAGATTGCACACCATTGTGAGAGGGGAGGATGAGGCAGCTATGGTGGAATCAGTGGGCCTTGCATTAGTCAAGTTACCGGATGTCCTGAACCGCCTGAAACCTGACATAATGATAGTTCACGGGGACAGATTTGATGCTTTGGCCCTGGCCACATCTGCAGCCCTGATGAATATTCGCATTCTTCACATTGAAGGTGGGGAAGTCAGTGGGACCATTGATGACTCTATCAGACACGCTATAACCAAACTGGCCCATTACCACGTGTGCTGCACAAGGAGTGCAGAGCAGCATTTGATAGCCATGTGTGAAGACCATGACCGCATCCTTTTAGCAGGCTGCCCCTCATATGACAAGCTTCTCTCTGCCAAAAATAAGGACTACATGAGTATTATATGCATGTGGCTAG GTGAAGATGTCAAAACCAGAGATTACATAGTTGCTCTGCAACATCCTGTAACTACAGATATTAAACATTCCATAAAGATGTTTGAGCTGACACTAGATGCACTCATCTCATTCAACAAAAGAACACTTGTTCTATTCCCTAATGTAGATGCAG GAAGCAAAGAGATGGTTCGGGTCATGAGGAAGAAAGGCATTGAACATCATCCCAACTTTCGGGCAGTAAAGCATGTCCCATTTGACCAGTTCATTCAGCTAGTCGCTCATGCCGGTTGCATGATTGGTAACAGCAGTTGTGGTGTTAGAGAAGTGGGCGCCTTTGGTACACCTGTCATTAACTTGGGGACACGTCagacaggaagagaaacag GTGAAAATGTTCTTCATGTTCGTGATGCTGATACACAGGATAAGATTCTGCATGCTCTACAGCTGCAATTTGGTAAACAGTACCCATG CTCAAAAATATATGGAGATGGTAATGCTGTTCCAAGGATTTTGAAGTTCCTTAAATCTATTGACCTCAACGAACCATTGcaaaagaaattctgttttcctCCTGTCAAAGATAATATCTCTCAAGATATTGACCATATTCTGGAGACGCAGAGTGCTCTAGCAGTGGATCTAGGCGGAACAAATCTACGAGTAGCAATTGTCAGTATGAAG GGTGAAATAGTTAAGAAGTATACCCAGCTCAACCCTAAAACTTATGAAGACAGACTAGAATTAATTCTAAAGATGTGTGTAGAGGCTGCGTCAGAGGCAGTAACTGTGAACTGCAGAATTTTGGGAGTAG GTATTTCCACAGGTGGACGTGTAAACCCCAGAGAAGGAATTGTGCTTCACTCTACAAAACTTATTCAAGAGTGGAGCTCTGTGGATCTCAGAACCCCGATATCTGATGCTCTGCACCTGCCAGTCTGGGTGGACAATGatggaaactgtgctgctctaGCAGAGAGGAAATTTGGTCACGGAAAAGGAATAGAAAATTTTGTAACACTCATTACTGGTACAG GAATTGGAGGTGGAATCGTTCATCAACACGAATTGATCCATGGCAGTTctttctgtgctgctgagctTGGGCATATTGTTGTATCTTTAGATGGACCAGAGTGCCTGTGTGGTAGCCAAGGATGTATAGAAGCATATGCCTCTGGAATAGCATTACAGAGAGAAGCAAAGAGATTGCATGATG AGGATCTGCTTTTAGTAGAAGGAATGTCAATGAAGAAGGAGGAGGTTGTTAGTGCTGCACATCTCATTCAAGCAGCTAAACTTGGGAACACGAAAGCAGACAGCATTCTCAGAACAG CTGGGACAGCATTAGGCCTTGGAGTTGTGAACATTCTGCACACCGTGAACCCCTCTCTTGTGATCCTTTCTGGAGTTCTAGCTAGCCACTACGTTAATGCTGTCAAAGAAGTCATAAATCGACAGGCTCTATCCTCTGTTAAAACTGTGGATGTGGTAGTCTCAAATCTAGCAGATCCTGCCCTTCTTGGAGCTGCTAGCCTGGTACTGGACTACACTACACGTAGAATATACTAA
- the GNE gene encoding bifunctional UDP-N-acetylglucosamine 2-epimerase/N-acetylmannosamine kinase isoform X3, with protein MEKNGNNHRLRVCVATCNRADYSKLAPIMFGIKAEPQFFELDVIVLGSHLIDDYGNTYRMIEQDDFDIHTRLHTIVRGEDEAAMVESVGLALVKLPDVLNRLKPDIMIVHGDRFDALALATSAALMNIRILHIEGGEVSGTIDDSIRHAITKLAHYHVCCTRSAEQHLIAMCEDHDRILLAGCPSYDKLLSAKNKDYMSIICMWLGEDVKTRDYIVALQHPVTTDIKHSIKMFELTLDALISFNKRTLVLFPNVDAGSKEMVRVMRKKGIEHHPNFRAVKHVPFDQFIQLVAHAGCMIGNSSCGVREVGAFGTPVINLGTRQTGRETGENVLHVRDADTQDKILHALQLQFGKQYPCSKIYGDGNAVPRILKFLKSIDLNEPLQKKFCFPPVKDNISQDIDHILETQSALAVDLGGTNLRVAIVSMKGEIVKKYTQLNPKTYEDRLELILKMCVEAASEAVTVNCRILGVGISTGGRVNPREGIVLHSTKLIQEWSSVDLRTPISDALHLPVWVDNDGNCAALAERKFGHGKGIENFVTLITGTGIGGGIVHQHELIHGSSFCAAELGHIVVSLDGPECLCGSQGCIEAYASGIALQREAKRLHDEDLLLVEGMSMKKEEVVSAAHLIQAAKLGNTKADSILRTAGTALGLGVVNILHTVNPSLVILSGVLASHYVNAVKEVINRQALSSVKTVDVVVSNLADPALLGAASLVLDYTTRRIY; from the exons ATGGAGAAGAACGGAAACAACCACAGACTTCGTGTTTGTGTTGCTACTTGCAATCGTGCTGATTATTCAAAATTAGCTCCCATTATGTTTGGTATTAAGGCAGAACCACAGTTCTTTGAGCTTGATGTCATAGTGCTTGGTTCCCACCTGATTGATGATTATGG TAATACCTATCGTATGATTGAACAAGATGACTTTGATATTCATACAAGATTGCACACCATTGTGAGAGGGGAGGATGAGGCAGCTATGGTGGAATCAGTGGGCCTTGCATTAGTCAAGTTACCGGATGTCCTGAACCGCCTGAAACCTGACATAATGATAGTTCACGGGGACAGATTTGATGCTTTGGCCCTGGCCACATCTGCAGCCCTGATGAATATTCGCATTCTTCACATTGAAGGTGGGGAAGTCAGTGGGACCATTGATGACTCTATCAGACACGCTATAACCAAACTGGCCCATTACCACGTGTGCTGCACAAGGAGTGCAGAGCAGCATTTGATAGCCATGTGTGAAGACCATGACCGCATCCTTTTAGCAGGCTGCCCCTCATATGACAAGCTTCTCTCTGCCAAAAATAAGGACTACATGAGTATTATATGCATGTGGCTAG GTGAAGATGTCAAAACCAGAGATTACATAGTTGCTCTGCAACATCCTGTAACTACAGATATTAAACATTCCATAAAGATGTTTGAGCTGACACTAGATGCACTCATCTCATTCAACAAAAGAACACTTGTTCTATTCCCTAATGTAGATGCAG GAAGCAAAGAGATGGTTCGGGTCATGAGGAAGAAAGGCATTGAACATCATCCCAACTTTCGGGCAGTAAAGCATGTCCCATTTGACCAGTTCATTCAGCTAGTCGCTCATGCCGGTTGCATGATTGGTAACAGCAGTTGTGGTGTTAGAGAAGTGGGCGCCTTTGGTACACCTGTCATTAACTTGGGGACACGTCagacaggaagagaaacag GTGAAAATGTTCTTCATGTTCGTGATGCTGATACACAGGATAAGATTCTGCATGCTCTACAGCTGCAATTTGGTAAACAGTACCCATG CTCAAAAATATATGGAGATGGTAATGCTGTTCCAAGGATTTTGAAGTTCCTTAAATCTATTGACCTCAACGAACCATTGcaaaagaaattctgttttcctCCTGTCAAAGATAATATCTCTCAAGATATTGACCATATTCTGGAGACGCAGAGTGCTCTAGCAGTGGATCTAGGCGGAACAAATCTACGAGTAGCAATTGTCAGTATGAAG GGTGAAATAGTTAAGAAGTATACCCAGCTCAACCCTAAAACTTATGAAGACAGACTAGAATTAATTCTAAAGATGTGTGTAGAGGCTGCGTCAGAGGCAGTAACTGTGAACTGCAGAATTTTGGGAGTAG GTATTTCCACAGGTGGACGTGTAAACCCCAGAGAAGGAATTGTGCTTCACTCTACAAAACTTATTCAAGAGTGGAGCTCTGTGGATCTCAGAACCCCGATATCTGATGCTCTGCACCTGCCAGTCTGGGTGGACAATGatggaaactgtgctgctctaGCAGAGAGGAAATTTGGTCACGGAAAAGGAATAGAAAATTTTGTAACACTCATTACTGGTACAG GAATTGGAGGTGGAATCGTTCATCAACACGAATTGATCCATGGCAGTTctttctgtgctgctgagctTGGGCATATTGTTGTATCTTTAGATGGACCAGAGTGCCTGTGTGGTAGCCAAGGATGTATAGAAGCATATGCCTCTGGAATAGCATTACAGAGAGAAGCAAAGAGATTGCATGATG AGGATCTGCTTTTAGTAGAAGGAATGTCAATGAAGAAGGAGGAGGTTGTTAGTGCTGCACATCTCATTCAAGCAGCTAAACTTGGGAACACGAAAGCAGACAGCATTCTCAGAACAG CTGGGACAGCATTAGGCCTTGGAGTTGTGAACATTCTGCACACCGTGAACCCCTCTCTTGTGATCCTTTCTGGAGTTCTAGCTAGCCACTACGTTAATGCTGTCAAAGAAGTCATAAATCGACAGGCTCTATCCTCTGTTAAAACTGTGGATGTGGTAGTCTCAAATCTAGCAGATCCTGCCCTTCTTGGAGCTGCTAGCCTGGTACTGGACTACACTACACGTAGAATATACTAA